TTATCTCGATTAACTTAATTGGTTCAATTATTTTTAGTCAATATTGAGGAAAAAAACAGACCAATCTTGCAAAACAAGTTAATAATATTCGCTATATTCTATCAGTTTCTACTGTTTTAGTTTTCGGAATACTTTCATGGACAATTCCTGATGAGATGTTAAAAGTTGTTCAGTGAAATAAAACCGCGACTATTTTGGATAATAATATCTTTAAAGATGCAAAAAGTTACTTATTTATAATAGCTTTTTCTTGAATTTTATTTGCATATATTGTCACAACATCAGGAATTTTGCGGGAAATTGGTATAATAAAAATCTCGCTTTTGTTCTCTTTGTTCACTTTAATTTCAAATGTTAGTTTGAATTTAGTACTAATTCCGCAAATGGGTGTTGCTGGTTCAGCGCTTGCAACCGTAATTTCGCGACTGATTACGGCAATCTTAATGCATTTATATCATTTATTTTGCAGAAAAGAAATTAAAATAAGCCTACTAAAAATCTTTGAAATTGAAAAAAAAATTTGAAAACAATATTTTAAACGTTTATTTGGGATGTACTTAGTAATTTTTTCATCCCTTATTGTCTCAACCCGGACAATTTTGTGGTCCCAAAGTTTACCGTCTGGCTCAATCGGAATTAACGATGGAACAGGTTTTTATAAATATTGAGGAATTGGTTTTTTAACAATTTCCGGCATTATTATTACAATAACAAATATATTATTGACAACTTTTGCCGCAATTCAGACAAGTGTTTCAATTGTTGTTGGCCAAAATTTGGGCAAAAACAAACTTGATATAGCAAAAAAAAATGCTGCAATGTTAAAAGGATTTTTACTTATTATTTCAATTGCCATATCGATTTTGGCTTTTATCACTGTAGTTATTATCACAAAAACTAATCTAATAACAAAAGGCGTCGAAATTCAGGTTGAAAAAGGTTTAAAAGGCTATTTTCTAACAAACAACTTGCCAATAAATCACGAAATTATTAAAAAACAGCAAAGTTTAGCAATCAACTTTTATCTTAGTCAGATTTTCCAAATTTCAATTCTAATAGTTTTGCTAAACCCAATTTGAGTTCAAATTAATGCTTCTCTAAACATAATTAAGGCTGGTGG
The sequence above is a segment of the Mesomycoplasma flocculare ATCC 27399 genome. Coding sequences within it:
- a CDS encoding MATE family efflux transporter; translated protein: MPFSVRHFFPDSTEKWKKFTKIVIPVIFATLFISINNFIDNFMVAQISGGITAVGMANVWTGIIFSFVISINLIGSIIFSQYWGKKQTNLAKQVNNIRYILSVSTVLVFGILSWTIPDEMLKVVQWNKTATILDNNIFKDAKSYLFIIAFSWILFAYIVTTSGILREIGIIKISLLFSLFTLISNVSLNLVLIPQMGVAGSALATVISRLITAILMHLYHLFCRKEIKISLLKIFEIEKKIWKQYFKRLFGMYLVIFSSLIVSTRTILWSQSLPSGSIGINDGTGFYKYWGIGFLTISGIIITITNILLTTFAAIQTSVSIVVGQNLGKNKLDIAKKNAAMLKGFLLIISIAISILAFITVVIITKTNLITKGVEIQVEKGLKGYFLTNNLPINHEIIKKQQSLAINFYLSQIFQISILIVLLNPIWVQINASLNIIKAGGRANFASLWDFFLGIYQLCWQIITILVFLPLLENVDNKLFFLMAIFYSSDIAKWIIYEILYLKTNWAINLTLEKTAKNLP